In one Leptospiraceae bacterium genomic region, the following are encoded:
- the fliW gene encoding flagellar assembly protein FliW translates to MPIKIQTKPFGEMQISEKQILHFPEGLMGFEEQKQFALIEENEETPFKWLQSLMDEELAFIVVQPELFLTDYDPKLSFSDLQALGLSPENKGFLLLIITIPSDKPEDMTANLQGPILVNPQNHLAAQYISRDESHQVRYKILQEQESMEKV, encoded by the coding sequence ATGCCAATAAAAATTCAGACGAAACCTTTTGGGGAAATGCAGATTTCAGAAAAACAGATTTTGCATTTTCCGGAAGGGCTTATGGGCTTTGAAGAGCAAAAACAATTTGCTCTGATTGAAGAAAACGAAGAAACTCCCTTTAAATGGCTTCAGTCTCTTATGGATGAAGAGTTGGCTTTCATTGTAGTGCAACCCGAATTGTTTTTGACTGATTATGACCCAAAGCTTTCCTTCTCTGATTTACAGGCCCTGGGTTTGAGTCCTGAGAATAAAGGTTTTTTACTTCTAATCATCACGATTCCTTCGGATAAGCCCGAAGATATGACGGCTAATTTGCAGGGACCGATTCTTGTTAATCCACAAAACCACCTTGCTGCTCAGTATATCTCCAGAGATGAAAGCCACCAGGTACGATATAAGATTCTGCAGGAGCAGGAATCTATGGAGAAGGTCTAA
- the csrA gene encoding carbon storage regulator CsrA yields MLVLSRRLNQSIMIGNDIELTIIDIKGDQVKIGIKAPRNVSVHRAEVYKEIQEENRKATQSNIRPEDLGKLGNIFKKKESVQKTETH; encoded by the coding sequence GTGCTTGTTCTTTCCAGAAGACTGAATCAATCGATTATGATAGGCAATGATATTGAATTGACTATCATAGATATTAAGGGAGACCAGGTTAAAATCGGAATTAAGGCACCGAGAAATGTTTCGGTTCACAGGGCGGAAGTCTATAAGGAAATCCAGGAAGAGAACCGTAAAGCTACCCAGAGCAATATTCGTCCGGAAGACCTGGGTAAGTTAGGAAACATATTCAAGAAGAAGGAAAGTGTTCAAAAAACCGAAACTCATTAA
- a CDS encoding M23 family metallopeptidase, whose product MITKKFKPYTNTFSYPTDSIHFAYLSAADFSYTVSSCLDSWKCVQNLFDSNSKTYWVSEKKPEREWLIVDFGSKRLMNKAYVEFPAGKEDLISGLGVQVQLQEKWKTIVYTEKLKKQITLELGNIDATLLRFVFKKKQDSSIVISNIKVLLNSSNLTGINKNLTGYVFPVPNGLVPEGDYSLPGAPRAYRNGIHKGVDIIEKTIEEGQKAPLTEEDVVVATNDGIIVRADLNYLPITMEEYTGITSYNQTHRVTFVDRDFGGRQIWLDHGNGVMSSYNHLSFIAKHIQVGTKVKKGEILGRVGNSGLRSEAEGTKSQIHLHFELWVNGEFVGKGMQGRDSRKFLQLFFTEY is encoded by the coding sequence ATTATTACTAAAAAATTTAAACCTTATACAAATACCTTTTCGTACCCTACAGATAGTATTCATTTTGCTTATTTAAGTGCTGCTGATTTTTCTTATACAGTTTCCTCCTGTCTGGATAGTTGGAAGTGTGTCCAAAACCTATTTGACTCCAATAGCAAAACTTATTGGGTTTCAGAAAAAAAACCGGAAAGAGAGTGGCTTATAGTTGATTTTGGTTCGAAAAGGTTAATGAACAAAGCCTATGTGGAATTTCCGGCAGGGAAGGAAGATTTGATTTCTGGTTTGGGTGTACAGGTTCAACTCCAAGAAAAATGGAAAACGATTGTCTATACAGAAAAACTTAAAAAACAAATTACTTTAGAACTTGGAAATATAGATGCAACTTTACTCCGTTTTGTCTTTAAGAAAAAACAGGATAGTTCAATAGTTATCTCGAATATTAAAGTTCTCCTGAATTCTTCCAATCTTACAGGCATTAATAAAAACCTTACGGGCTATGTTTTTCCTGTTCCGAATGGACTGGTGCCGGAAGGAGACTACTCTTTACCGGGGGCTCCAAGAGCATATAGAAACGGTATCCATAAAGGGGTTGACATTATAGAAAAAACTATTGAAGAAGGGCAGAAAGCTCCTTTAACCGAGGAAGATGTTGTTGTTGCCACAAACGATGGCATCATTGTTCGTGCCGATTTGAATTATCTGCCTATAACTATGGAGGAATATACAGGTATAACTTCTTATAATCAAACCCACAGGGTTACTTTTGTTGATAGAGATTTTGGAGGAAGGCAAATCTGGTTGGATCATGGAAATGGGGTTATGAGTTCTTATAATCACCTATCTTTCATAGCAAAACACATTCAGGTAGGCACGAAAGTTAAAAAAGGGGAAATTTTGGGAAGGGTTGGAAATTCCGGATTGCGAAGTGAAGCCGAAGGGACTAAAAGTCAAATCCACCTGCATTTTGAGCTCTGGGTGAATGGTGAATTCGTAGGAAAAGGGATGCAGGGAAGGGATTCCAGAAAATTTTTACAGCTATTTTTTACGGAGTACTGA
- a CDS encoding prohibitin family protein encodes MAKTYSNGQVKEIFSGNKLFFSFVAVVLLLLILWLNPFVIIDVGFRGVVKNFGKPSDIILGEGLNFRIPIVQSVVELDIRVKKNETEANASSKDLQKINTVIALNYHLNPEKLHLLLQQVGEAYERNIIDPAVQEVVKQVTAQYEANHLITMRAEVSHLIKETLSKRLDKYFILVDDFSIKDFQFSKDYAEAIEAKQKAEQLAKKAEKELQRVEAEAKQTVTTAKAEAEALRLKNQSLSPMLLELRAIEKWDGKLPEYMGSGGVVPFVNIQKKK; translated from the coding sequence ATGGCGAAGACTTATTCAAATGGACAGGTAAAAGAAATCTTCTCAGGGAATAAATTATTCTTCTCATTTGTTGCAGTTGTTTTATTACTACTTATCCTCTGGCTAAATCCATTTGTCATCATTGATGTGGGATTTCGAGGAGTCGTAAAGAATTTTGGAAAACCCTCTGATATAATTTTAGGAGAGGGGCTTAATTTTAGAATTCCGATTGTCCAGAGTGTTGTGGAACTCGATATACGGGTGAAAAAAAATGAAACGGAAGCCAATGCTTCCTCTAAGGATCTTCAGAAGATAAATACGGTTATTGCTTTAAACTATCACTTGAATCCGGAAAAGCTTCATCTCCTTTTACAGCAGGTAGGGGAAGCTTATGAGAGAAATATTATAGACCCGGCAGTTCAGGAGGTTGTCAAGCAGGTGACAGCTCAGTATGAAGCCAATCATCTGATTACTATGAGAGCGGAGGTAAGTCATCTAATAAAAGAAACTTTATCAAAAAGGCTGGATAAGTATTTTATTTTAGTAGATGATTTTTCTATCAAAGACTTTCAATTTTCCAAGGACTATGCGGAGGCCATCGAAGCCAAGCAGAAGGCCGAGCAGTTAGCCAAAAAGGCTGAAAAAGAGTTGCAGAGAGTTGAAGCTGAAGCCAAACAAACGGTGACAACTGCTAAGGCGGAAGCCGAAGCTCTTCGCCTGAAAAATCAGTCTTTGAGTCCCATGCTTTTAGAACTCAGGGCAATCGAAAAATGGGATGGCAAGCTTCCTGAATATATGGGTTCCGGGGGAGTAGTCCCCTTCGTAAATATTCAGAAGAAAAAATAA
- a CDS encoding acyl-CoA dehydrogenase family protein, translating into MIKNNYFTDNADLQLQFQYLIKFQEVIDEYENGFEDAKKYSQTGEEQYALAPQDYNSAKEYYYQVLESFGDITGNYVSQEAAKMDKKGLTLEDGKVIFSEEMVKLWNMVKDAGLLPFTLKREYKGLGLPVTVFSIIMELLSRADVAFGMSISMLNLAETIEKFASKEVKDKWIPKMVASEYTGAMALSEPNYGSDLSSVMTKAIKQEDGTYLLNGTKRFITHGCGMSNFPAAILTLARTGEAKNGARGLSFFVVDGKTVQVAGIEHKLGIKSSPTCEIVYENSIGEIIGEEGYGLTKYAMGMMNAARLGTGMFGVGVATAAYEEAKKYASEREQFGKLIQDIPAVKKMLDRMEREIVAMRCLNMEAAFSIDMYRWRQDRLEERGASDREIRKDEKIKYWEKLASIFTPICKYYCSEMGNRIAYDSMQVHGGVGFTEEFDVAKLYRDVRILTIYEGTTQLQVIASIGGIISGMTEKGILRDYLVKLMKQIEASELSKNIFSMLENSINLYKELKEKEYYSFEVVETNARLLTGLLLERSIVNLKENANERRKQMSKDFNIESLAIAKANLVKLENAV; encoded by the coding sequence ATGATTAAAAATAACTATTTCACAGATAATGCCGATCTACAACTGCAATTTCAGTATCTGATTAAGTTCCAGGAAGTTATCGATGAATACGAAAATGGCTTTGAAGATGCGAAAAAGTATTCTCAAACCGGTGAAGAACAGTATGCACTTGCACCACAGGATTATAACTCAGCCAAAGAATACTACTACCAGGTTTTAGAATCTTTTGGAGATATAACAGGCAACTACGTTTCTCAAGAAGCTGCTAAAATGGATAAGAAAGGCCTTACTTTAGAGGATGGTAAGGTCATCTTTTCAGAAGAAATGGTAAAGCTCTGGAATATGGTGAAAGATGCAGGACTACTCCCTTTCACTTTAAAACGCGAGTATAAAGGACTCGGTCTTCCTGTAACGGTTTTTTCTATCATAATGGAATTACTTTCAAGAGCAGATGTGGCTTTCGGAATGTCTATTTCCATGTTAAATTTAGCTGAAACTATTGAAAAATTTGCTTCCAAAGAAGTAAAAGATAAATGGATTCCCAAAATGGTAGCTTCCGAATATACCGGTGCAATGGCTCTATCGGAACCAAATTATGGCTCAGATTTAAGTAGCGTTATGACAAAGGCTATCAAACAGGAAGATGGAACCTATCTCTTAAATGGAACCAAACGTTTTATTACCCACGGATGTGGAATGTCAAATTTTCCGGCAGCCATATTAACCCTGGCAAGAACCGGGGAAGCCAAGAATGGAGCCAGAGGACTTTCCTTTTTCGTAGTGGATGGAAAAACAGTTCAGGTAGCAGGTATAGAGCATAAATTAGGAATCAAGTCTTCTCCGACCTGTGAAATTGTTTACGAAAACTCCATTGGAGAGATAATCGGAGAAGAAGGATACGGTTTAACCAAATACGCAATGGGAATGATGAACGCAGCCAGACTCGGAACCGGAATGTTCGGAGTCGGTGTAGCCACCGCCGCCTATGAAGAAGCAAAGAAGTATGCTTCAGAAAGAGAGCAATTTGGTAAACTAATACAGGATATACCCGCTGTAAAAAAAATGCTCGACCGCATGGAGAGAGAAATAGTTGCTATGCGTTGTTTGAATATGGAAGCTGCCTTTTCTATAGATATGTATCGTTGGAGACAGGATAGATTAGAAGAAAGAGGTGCTTCCGATAGAGAAATCAGAAAAGATGAAAAAATAAAATATTGGGAAAAATTAGCTTCTATATTTACACCTATCTGCAAATACTATTGCTCTGAAATGGGTAACCGTATTGCCTATGATTCTATGCAAGTTCATGGTGGTGTTGGTTTTACAGAAGAGTTTGATGTAGCCAAACTTTATCGGGATGTACGTATCCTGACTATCTATGAAGGAACTACACAACTACAGGTTATAGCATCCATCGGTGGAATCATTTCCGGTATGACGGAAAAAGGAATTCTTAGAGACTATTTAGTTAAACTTATGAAGCAAATAGAAGCTTCTGAACTCAGCAAAAATATATTCAGCATGTTAGAAAATTCTATAAATTTATATAAAGAGCTAAAAGAAAAGGAATACTATTCTTTTGAAGTCGTAGAAACCAATGCAAGATTATTAACCGGACTATTATTAGAACGCTCCATTGTAAACTTGAAAGAAAATGCCAATGAAAGAAGAAAACAAATGTCAAAGGATTTCAATATAGAAAGCCTGGCAATAGCAAAAGCTAATTTAGTCAAACTCGAAAATGCTGTTTAA